One segment of Haloplanus natans DSM 17983 DNA contains the following:
- a CDS encoding AAA family ATPase: protein MDVETAAGVCSDIVDRVGEAVIADRTFLETVLTGLLARGHVLVEDVPGTGKTLTAIAFADALGLEFNRIQFTPDLLPSDITGTHVYDEHEGTFRFQRGPVFANVVLADEINRAPPKTQSALLEAMDEGQVSADGETFSLPDPFFVIATQNPVEQEGTFRLPEAQRDRFVVEVSMGYPDRDGELELLERRSNRTTTKPRVDSVFDSGAASDRPSADRVRTLRQVPETVTVERGVCEYLVDLARATREDDRVAVGVSPRGIQRFYEAARAHAVVAGRSYVAPDDVKAIASAVLTHRLVLTSEASIRDVDPSTIVSAVLDSVAVPAATAD, encoded by the coding sequence ATGGACGTCGAGACGGCGGCGGGCGTCTGTAGCGACATCGTCGACCGGGTGGGCGAAGCCGTCATCGCCGATCGAACCTTTCTGGAGACGGTGTTGACCGGCCTGCTCGCCCGTGGGCACGTCCTCGTCGAGGACGTTCCCGGTACCGGCAAGACGCTGACCGCCATCGCGTTCGCGGACGCCCTCGGCCTGGAGTTCAACCGCATCCAGTTCACGCCGGACCTCCTCCCGAGCGACATCACGGGCACGCACGTCTACGACGAACACGAGGGAACCTTCCGCTTCCAGCGCGGCCCCGTGTTCGCGAACGTCGTCCTCGCCGACGAAATCAACCGCGCGCCGCCGAAGACCCAGTCCGCCCTGCTGGAGGCGATGGACGAAGGGCAGGTAAGCGCCGACGGCGAAACGTTCTCGCTCCCCGACCCGTTTTTCGTCATCGCGACACAGAACCCCGTCGAACAGGAGGGCACCTTCCGCCTGCCCGAAGCCCAGCGCGACCGGTTCGTCGTCGAAGTCTCGATGGGGTATCCGGATCGTGACGGCGAACTCGAACTCCTCGAACGGCGGAGCAACCGGACGACGACGAAACCCCGCGTCGACTCCGTCTTCGACTCCGGAGCCGCGAGCGACCGGCCCAGCGCCGACCGCGTACGCACCCTCCGACAGGTGCCCGAGACGGTGACCGTCGAACGCGGGGTGTGCGAGTATCTCGTCGACCTGGCGCGGGCGACCCGCGAGGACGACCGGGTGGCGGTGGGCGTCTCCCCCCGTGGCATCCAGCGGTTCTACGAGGCGGCCCGCGCCCACGCGGTCGTCGCCGGCCGGTCGTACGTCGCGCCCGACGACGTGAAGGCCATCGCGTCCGCGGTGTTGACCCACCGGCTCGTGCTCACCTCCGAGGCGTCCATCCGCGACGTGGACCCTTCGACTATCGTCTCGGCCGTCTTGGATAGCGTGGCCGTGCCAGCGGCGACGGCGGACTAA
- a CDS encoding DUF58 domain-containing protein yields MTRRVRRYGGLAAATVLLVAVGVGTGTPTLLVAGVVPLAFVIQGALSTLAPLDGRVRIEREIRPEAPLPGQPVEVTLTATNVGESVVPDLRVRDGVPEELAVRDGSESTGAALRSSESTTATYTLTANRGRYAFEPVRLRASSVSGTVVDEATREADGAAAFECRIDAEDVPLCRRTAAFTGSMATDTGGVGVEFHATRDYRAGDPVNRINWRRYAKTGELSTVEYREQRAARVAVLIDGREPNHVAGEASRPTGATLCAYAATLAVRTLRDEGHHVGVGALGTADPITDRRPAWVPPDADAFATHAAAVCNAAATGADDGVTDAVRADGAGGDSRELLGRLPASAQVIHCTPALDDAAVSTVESLRGRGHAVTVLSPSVTPASVGGRVLALERAVRLDRMRGVGAAVVDWDRDEQLPMALARALRAGVR; encoded by the coding sequence GTGACCCGTCGCGTCCGGCGGTACGGGGGGTTGGCCGCGGCGACGGTCCTCCTCGTCGCCGTCGGCGTCGGCACGGGGACGCCGACGCTCCTGGTCGCGGGGGTCGTCCCCCTCGCGTTCGTCATCCAGGGCGCGCTGTCGACGCTCGCGCCCCTCGACGGCCGGGTGCGGATCGAACGCGAGATTCGGCCGGAGGCGCCGCTCCCGGGTCAGCCTGTCGAGGTGACGCTGACGGCCACGAACGTCGGCGAGTCGGTCGTGCCGGACCTGCGCGTCCGGGACGGCGTGCCCGAGGAACTCGCCGTCCGGGACGGGTCGGAGAGCACGGGCGCGGCGCTTCGGAGCAGCGAGTCGACGACGGCGACGTATACGCTGACCGCGAACCGCGGGCGCTACGCGTTCGAGCCGGTCCGACTCCGGGCGTCGAGCGTGAGCGGAACGGTCGTCGACGAGGCGACCCGCGAGGCCGACGGCGCCGCGGCGTTCGAGTGTCGAATCGATGCCGAGGACGTACCCCTCTGCCGGCGGACCGCGGCCTTCACCGGGTCGATGGCGACCGACACGGGCGGCGTCGGCGTCGAGTTTCACGCCACCCGTGACTATCGCGCGGGCGACCCGGTCAACCGCATCAACTGGCGGCGCTACGCCAAGACCGGCGAGCTATCGACGGTCGAGTACCGCGAACAGCGCGCCGCACGGGTGGCGGTACTGATCGACGGCCGCGAGCCGAACCACGTCGCAGGCGAGGCGTCGCGCCCGACCGGGGCGACGCTGTGTGCGTACGCCGCCACCCTCGCGGTCCGAACGCTTCGCGACGAGGGCCACCACGTCGGCGTCGGCGCCCTCGGCACCGCAGATCCGATCACCGACCGCCGACCGGCGTGGGTGCCGCCGGACGCCGACGCCTTCGCGACCCACGCCGCCGCCGTCTGCAACGCCGCCGCGACCGGCGCCGACGACGGGGTCACCGACGCGGTGCGGGCCGACGGGGCCGGCGGCGACAGCCGCGAACTGCTTGGCCGCCTCCCCGCGTCGGCCCAGGTGATCCACTGTACGCCCGCTCTCGACGACGCGGCGGTGTCGACGGTGGAGTCGCTCCGGGGCCGCGGCCACGCGGTGACCGTCCTCTCGCCGTCGGTGACGCCGGCGTCCGTGGGTGGGCGGGTGCTCGCACTGGAGCGTGCGGTTCGGCTCGACCGGATGCGAGGGGTCGGGGCGGCCGTCGTCGACTGGGATCGAGACGAACAGTTGCCGATGGCGTTGGCCCGGGCGCTCCGGGCGGGGGTGCGGTGA
- a CDS encoding DUF7269 family protein has protein sequence MSHLTLRRGGVGLALASVGFAVWYGYAPGSVPASIRTGVDRGLALVFAGAVAGVIGLLYSWLTEPDVTTPMSERKGAPSTPAVAGTDLSTYHERAVEDGPDDAARDPIRRRLRDVVVASVDGDAAASVDRGTWTDDRYAAAFLSTTADVDYPWYHRLYAWLYPGRAYDRRVRRALAATERAYEERSSGYEAPDVSSPRSRLRALRAALEGSS, from the coding sequence ATGAGCCACCTCACGTTGCGTCGGGGCGGGGTCGGCCTCGCCCTCGCTAGCGTCGGGTTCGCGGTCTGGTACGGCTACGCGCCGGGGTCGGTTCCGGCGTCGATACGGACCGGTGTCGACCGCGGCTTGGCGCTGGTGTTCGCCGGCGCAGTCGCCGGCGTGATCGGCCTCCTGTACTCGTGGCTCACCGAACCGGACGTCACGACGCCGATGTCGGAGCGCAAGGGAGCTCCCTCGACGCCGGCCGTCGCCGGGACCGACCTCTCGACGTACCACGAGCGGGCGGTCGAGGACGGTCCCGACGACGCGGCGCGCGACCCCATCCGGCGGCGACTCCGGGACGTGGTCGTCGCGAGCGTCGACGGCGACGCCGCGGCGTCCGTCGACCGGGGGACGTGGACCGACGACCGATACGCGGCCGCCTTCCTCTCGACGACCGCCGACGTGGACTACCCGTGGTATCACCGGCTGTACGCGTGGCTCTATCCCGGTCGCGCCTACGACCGACGGGTACGTCGGGCGCTCGCCGCCACCGAGCGAGCGTACGAGGAACGGTCGTCCGGGTACGAGGCGCCGGACGTGTCGTCGCCGCGGAGCCGACTCCGTGCCCTCCGTGCGGCGCTGGAGGGGTCGTCGTGA
- a CDS encoding DUF4129 domain-containing protein: MTTVSGLDAEDGDDGTATLRDLWREFVGLVAPPRATTRTPGEIARYAVDRGLPAAPIHALTEAYRDAEYGRFAPDADRLSRAREALRAVREAVRGEG, encoded by the coding sequence GTGACGACGGTCTCGGGGCTCGACGCCGAGGACGGCGACGACGGGACGGCGACGCTCCGTGACCTCTGGCGCGAGTTCGTCGGCCTCGTCGCGCCGCCGCGGGCGACCACCCGGACGCCGGGGGAGATCGCGCGCTACGCCGTCGACCGGGGGTTGCCGGCGGCGCCGATCCACGCACTGACCGAGGCGTATCGAGACGCCGAGTACGGCCGCTTCGCGCCCGATGCGGACCGCCTCTCCCGCGCCCGCGAGGCGCTTCGGGCGGTTCGTGAGGCGGTTCGGGGAGAGGGATGA
- a CDS encoding transglutaminase family protein translates to MSGEGSDGPDETGVEYGEAALALAAVAALVVAAALLPAAGLGGGASEPSDRGTPAATATAEAGGERPASTAPMEALRGGSPSGVPLSQPPDRTRIGSTRGFEGELPQTPQFVVEGGENTYWRQTAYATYTGSAWSSSPQWRSIADGVPNDARTVDGRAMDYEVTLLVPSSSLPTAWQPSAVSVPNGSASVEASSVGGVRATRRLPAETTYLARSAAPPADPSTLRAAGTDYPQGIEERYTQLPESTPDRVGAFTDELTAGDETAYDRAVTIRDWLKGKPYSLNASHEPGEPVADQFIFEMESGYCQYYATSMVVMLRTQGIPARYVVGYAPGERVGEKQYLVTADRGHAWVEAFFPGTGWVRFDPTASGRLPVQNPQPPYDISLNRSAVAGAPVTVSVAKNGSPVVGAPVEINGERVGWTGANGTVRTRLPYAAELTVTARPPDGASKYEGARSSGNRTGADGGTAADLWAGGAALPAGGGAVTDGLPIATQRAAPAPNGSSRTYRSDTNVTITVEGTPVSGGGMTVWAVIRDVPVRGATVTLDGERGDDDGSGVRRRRGATSRAAAAESLGVGAASRVPGRFGDGDDDAERDAGRRRRGDRRRTRGGHDDRKRHARRLAPGRRRRQRRRPRPGRWGSAGVPSARPQRRRRRRRRTGRPRTRRPGAPAAKRHRAARGPGGGGATASDRRVGGERLRPGRRPSRRRGEDAPSRAGASRSVPGTTRDAGAGRTRGARSASIRPAAPPVAGGGAVAERVGRIEVERWGRSRDDGLGARRRGRRRRDGDAP, encoded by the coding sequence ATGAGTGGTGAGGGGTCCGACGGCCCCGACGAAACGGGGGTCGAGTACGGCGAAGCCGCGCTCGCACTGGCGGCCGTCGCGGCGCTCGTCGTCGCGGCGGCGCTGCTTCCCGCGGCCGGACTCGGTGGCGGCGCGAGCGAACCGAGCGACCGTGGGACGCCGGCAGCGACGGCGACGGCCGAGGCCGGTGGGGAGCGACCGGCGTCCACGGCCCCGATGGAGGCGTTACGTGGCGGATCGCCGAGTGGCGTCCCGCTCTCGCAGCCGCCCGATCGGACGCGAATCGGCTCGACACGGGGGTTCGAGGGCGAACTCCCCCAGACGCCACAGTTCGTCGTCGAGGGTGGCGAGAACACCTACTGGCGACAGACGGCGTACGCGACGTACACGGGGTCGGCGTGGTCGAGTTCGCCGCAGTGGCGATCCATCGCCGACGGCGTTCCCAACGACGCGCGGACGGTCGACGGGCGAGCGATGGACTACGAGGTGACCCTGCTGGTCCCCTCGTCGTCGCTCCCGACCGCCTGGCAGCCGAGCGCGGTCAGCGTGCCGAACGGGAGCGCGAGCGTCGAGGCGTCGAGCGTCGGGGGGGTTCGCGCGACACGCCGGCTCCCCGCGGAGACGACGTATCTGGCCCGAAGCGCGGCGCCGCCGGCGGACCCGTCGACGCTCCGAGCGGCGGGCACCGACTACCCCCAAGGGATCGAGGAGCGGTACACGCAACTGCCGGAGTCGACCCCCGATCGGGTGGGCGCGTTCACCGACGAGTTGACCGCCGGCGACGAGACGGCGTACGATCGGGCCGTGACGATCCGCGACTGGCTCAAGGGGAAGCCCTACTCGCTGAACGCCAGCCACGAACCGGGCGAACCCGTCGCCGACCAGTTCATCTTCGAGATGGAGTCGGGCTACTGCCAGTACTACGCCACGTCGATGGTGGTCATGCTGCGCACGCAGGGTATCCCGGCGCGGTACGTCGTCGGCTACGCGCCGGGCGAGCGGGTGGGCGAAAAGCAGTATCTCGTCACCGCCGACCGGGGGCACGCGTGGGTCGAAGCCTTCTTCCCCGGGACCGGGTGGGTACGATTCGATCCGACGGCTTCGGGACGACTGCCGGTGCAGAACCCCCAGCCGCCGTACGACATCTCGTTGAACCGCTCGGCAGTGGCGGGTGCGCCCGTCACGGTCAGCGTCGCCAAGAACGGGTCGCCGGTCGTCGGCGCACCGGTCGAAATCAACGGGGAGCGGGTCGGCTGGACGGGCGCGAACGGGACGGTTCGGACGCGACTCCCCTACGCGGCCGAGCTAACCGTGACCGCGCGGCCGCCGGACGGGGCGAGCAAATACGAAGGGGCACGGTCCTCGGGAAATCGGACAGGGGCTGACGGCGGGACGGCGGCCGACCTGTGGGCCGGCGGCGCGGCGCTTCCGGCCGGTGGCGGGGCGGTGACAGACGGACTGCCGATAGCCACACAGCGGGCCGCGCCGGCGCCGAACGGATCTTCGCGGACCTACCGGAGCGACACGAACGTCACGATCACCGTCGAAGGGACGCCCGTCTCGGGCGGTGGAATGACGGTCTGGGCGGTGATCCGTGACGTGCCCGTCCGCGGGGCGACAGTGACCCTCGACGGCGAGCGGGGCGACGACGACGGTTCGGGTGTACGCCGCCGGCGAGGCGCCACGAGCCGAGCCGCCGCCGCTGAATCTCTCGGTGTCGGCGCCGCTTCTCGTGTTCCCGGGCGGTTCGGCGACGGTGACGACGACGCGGAACGGGACGCCGGTCGGCGGCGCCGCGGTGACCGTCGACGGACGCGAGGCGGGCACGACGACCGAAAACGGCACGCTCGGCGTCTCGCTCCCGGTCGCCGGAGGCGCCAGCGTCGTCGCCCGCGGCCCGGGCGGTGGGGAAGCGCGGGTGTCCCTTCCGCTCGCCCGCAACGCCGCCGTCGTCGGCGCCGCCGGACTGGTCGGCCTCGCACTCGTCGGCCGGGCGCTCCGGCGGCGAAACGTCACCGCGCGGCGCGCGGGCCGGGCGGTGGCGGCGCGACTGCCTCGGATCGTCGCGTGGGCGGCGAGCGCCTGCGTCCGGGCCGCCGACCGTCTCGTCGCCGCGGGGAGGACGCTCCGTCGCGGGCTGGGGCGTCTCGTAGCGTTCCCGGGACGACTCGCGACGCAGGGGCTGGCCGCACTCGCGGCGCTCGATCCGCGTCGATTCGTCCGGCTGCTCCGCCGGTGGCTGGCGGCGGTGCTGTCGCGGAGCGTGTCGGCCGAATCGAAGTCGAACGGTGGGGGCGGTCGCGTGACGACGGTCTCGGGGCTCGACGCCGAGGACGGCGACGACGGGACGGCGACGCTCCGTGA
- a CDS encoding DUF5808 domain-containing protein: MADKPQSGSILGIPYNFERPSLGRLLSAHWKPGEGMIVEKPFGIGYTLNLANWRSWIVVLVAGVLLWQERGGADDFDESDDGDEPVEVVVDD; this comes from the coding sequence ATGGCAGACAAGCCGCAGTCAGGATCGATTCTCGGCATCCCGTACAACTTCGAACGTCCGAGCCTCGGGCGCCTGCTCTCCGCGCACTGGAAGCCCGGTGAGGGGATGATCGTCGAGAAACCCTTCGGCATCGGCTACACGCTGAATCTGGCGAACTGGCGGTCGTGGATCGTCGTCCTCGTCGCCGGCGTCCTGCTCTGGCAGGAGCGCGGCGGCGCCGACGACTTCGACGAGAGCGACGACGGCGACGAACCCGTCGAAGTCGTCGTCGACGACTGA
- a CDS encoding DUF5787 family protein: MNADEHAGSEYAFELALCAHLERTRDWVLGRQIGASVADPGARIVDVCAVVPGPEFDRRAAITSETIPPRAVESDVGPGRAVDPASAFDCSPDHARSVADRAVDVGYFEAEHRGSRRHVRATARYPDWIGRLVGIENKPDLGRPGDLERQLRRDASLGLFDTVVLATESYVTGAHLNRIPDAVGVWRFGEASETPRGGDAADLTVIRDPTPLDPAAPGIEPLADRPLRTDVAVVSPDAKARKRRAVAERAYGKGWRPREFPGCASMCPTDDGRPYCAAFERVVDPASDCGESCPAVDPADPPTVDREALRDARTPWVAEPAGVARRQAGLDRFR, from the coding sequence ATGAACGCCGACGAGCACGCGGGGTCGGAGTACGCCTTCGAACTCGCGCTGTGTGCCCACCTCGAACGCACCCGAGACTGGGTGCTCGGCCGCCAGATCGGCGCGTCGGTCGCCGACCCCGGCGCCCGCATCGTCGATGTCTGTGCGGTCGTCCCCGGCCCCGAGTTCGACCGCCGGGCCGCGATCACGAGCGAGACCATCCCGCCTCGTGCCGTCGAGAGCGACGTGGGACCGGGCCGCGCCGTCGACCCCGCTTCGGCGTTCGACTGCTCGCCCGACCACGCCCGGAGCGTCGCCGACCGCGCCGTCGACGTGGGCTACTTCGAGGCCGAACACCGTGGGAGTCGCCGGCACGTCCGCGCGACGGCGCGCTACCCCGACTGGATCGGCCGCCTCGTCGGCATCGAGAACAAACCCGACCTCGGCCGCCCCGGCGACCTCGAACGCCAGTTGCGCCGCGACGCCTCGCTCGGCCTCTTCGACACCGTCGTCCTCGCCACCGAGAGCTACGTGACCGGCGCGCATCTGAACCGTATTCCCGACGCGGTGGGCGTCTGGCGGTTTGGCGAGGCCTCGGAGACGCCTCGGGGCGGCGACGCCGCCGACCTCACCGTGATCCGGGACCCGACGCCGCTCGATCCGGCCGCGCCGGGGATCGAACCCCTCGCCGACCGACCGCTCCGGACGGACGTGGCCGTCGTCTCGCCGGACGCGAAGGCACGCAAACGCCGCGCCGTCGCCGAGCGCGCCTACGGCAAAGGGTGGCGTCCTCGCGAGTTTCCGGGCTGTGCGTCGATGTGCCCGACCGACGACGGCCGGCCGTACTGCGCCGCCTTCGAGCGCGTCGTCGACCCCGCGAGCGACTGCGGCGAGTCGTGTCCGGCCGTCGACCCCGCCGACCCGCCGACGGTCGACCGCGAGGCGTTGCGCGACGCGCGGACGCCGTGGGTCGCGGAGCCGGCGGGGGTGGCGCGGCGACAGGCCGGGCTGGATCGGTTCAGGTGA
- a CDS encoding MBL fold metallo-hydrolase, translated as MRVTLLGTGDTTGTPTVGCDCDTCERARELGVERSRFSVHVENGRTGESLLIDLSPDFRYQFLTHDVSLPDAALVTHIHFDHLDGLGNAYRLFDDLPVHAANEVDPVTGESVADTIRRKYDYLDRVSVRDHTPSEWFRTCGLDVRLVPVDHPPLLCYGVVVEDPETGAKCSLTGDTSYGIPGDSRAALSDPDLLLADGIVPASSAVHHPLGGKHHDSDGVPRTFGTKHMTREGALDLAAELGADWTRLVHLAHYYPADEAFEEPLAVDGEQYDL; from the coding sequence ATGCGGGTGACGCTACTGGGGACGGGTGATACGACGGGCACGCCGACGGTCGGCTGTGACTGCGACACCTGCGAACGCGCCCGCGAACTGGGCGTCGAGCGCTCGCGTTTCTCGGTCCACGTCGAGAACGGGCGGACCGGCGAGTCGCTACTGATCGATCTGAGCCCCGACTTCCGTTACCAGTTTCTCACACACGACGTGTCGCTCCCGGACGCCGCGCTGGTGACCCACATCCACTTCGACCACCTCGACGGCCTCGGCAACGCCTACCGCCTGTTCGACGACCTGCCCGTCCACGCGGCCAACGAGGTGGACCCCGTAACCGGGGAGAGCGTCGCCGACACCATCCGCCGGAAATACGACTATCTCGACCGCGTGAGCGTCCGCGACCACACGCCGAGCGAGTGGTTTCGCACCTGCGGGCTGGACGTGCGTCTCGTCCCCGTCGACCACCCCCCGCTCCTGTGTTATGGCGTCGTCGTCGAGGACCCCGAGACGGGCGCGAAATGCTCGCTCACCGGCGATACGAGCTACGGGATTCCCGGGGACTCGCGGGCAGCACTGTCCGACCCCGACCTCCTGCTCGCGGACGGTATCGTCCCCGCGTCGTCGGCGGTACACCACCCACTCGGCGGGAAACACCACGATTCCGACGGCGTCCCGCGGACCTTCGGGACGAAACACATGACCCGCGAGGGGGCGTTAGATCTGGCCGCCGAACTGGGTGCCGACTGGACGCGGCTTGTCCATCTCGCCCACTACTACCCGGCCGACGAGGCGTTCGAAGAGCCACTGGCCGTCGACGGCGAGCAGTACGATCTGTAA
- a CDS encoding ATP-binding cassette domain-containing protein — MSRGSPPSRRLGSSHERARRGITLIPQGREIFPDLTVDENLQMGTYAAGDRTPLDRERVYEYFPILEERLEQKGGTLSGGQQQMLAIARGLVTNPELILLDEPSEGIQPSIVEQIGEILPEIHRNEDVPVIVVEQNIELVFAVADRGYIIENGRIVEEGDVERLQNDGLIRKHIGI; from the coding sequence ATTTCTCGCGGTTCCCCTCCAAGTCGCCGACTCGGGTCGTCACACGAGCGAGCACGCCGCGGAATCACGCTGATCCCGCAGGGACGGGAGATATTCCCGGATCTGACCGTCGACGAGAATCTGCAGATGGGGACGTACGCGGCCGGTGATCGGACGCCGCTGGACCGCGAACGCGTGTATGAGTACTTCCCCATTCTGGAGGAGCGACTCGAACAGAAAGGTGGGACGCTCAGTGGCGGCCAACAGCAGATGCTGGCAATCGCTCGCGGCCTCGTGACCAATCCCGAACTCATCCTTCTCGACGAACCGTCCGAAGGAATCCAGCCGTCCATCGTCGAACAGATCGGCGAAATCCTTCCCGAGATCCACCGCAACGAGGACGTACCGGTCATCGTCGTCGAGCAGAACATCGAACTCGTGTTCGCCGTGGCGGATCGGGGCTACATCATCGAGAACGGTCGCATCGTCGAGGAAGGCGACGTAGAACGGTTACAAAACGACGGCCTCATCAGGAAACACATCGGTATCTGA
- a CDS encoding nitrilase family protein, translating into MTTRVGDLEGNREKSCEFIEDAAERGADFIVLPELANSGYVFNSREEARSLAEPIPEGKTAQRWIDLAEEYGAYIVGGYSERDGDLLYNSSILVGPDGYVGTHRKVHLWNEEKLWFEPGDEVAVFETKIGRIGMQICYDQWFPELTRIQAGKGADIIAEPTNWVPINEYEQSGRMDEDELARANYLAVSNAHVNTVWFACADRVGTERGQPFLGRSLVVDPAGNPIAGPASQEDEELLLVEDCNLMDARKMKTWNDHNVIPRDRRTDLYDELCGYEDDPHAF; encoded by the coding sequence GTGACGACCCGAGTCGGCGACTTGGAGGGGAACCGCGAGAAATCCTGTGAGTTCATCGAGGACGCCGCCGAACGCGGCGCGGATTTCATCGTCCTCCCCGAACTCGCCAACTCGGGCTACGTGTTCAACTCCCGCGAGGAGGCGCGGTCGCTCGCCGAGCCCATCCCCGAGGGGAAGACGGCACAGCGATGGATCGACCTCGCCGAGGAGTACGGCGCCTACATCGTCGGCGGCTACTCCGAACGGGACGGCGACCTGCTGTACAACTCCTCGATTCTCGTCGGCCCCGACGGGTACGTCGGCACGCACCGGAAGGTCCACCTCTGGAACGAGGAGAAACTCTGGTTCGAACCCGGCGACGAGGTAGCGGTGTTCGAGACGAAGATCGGTCGGATCGGCATGCAGATCTGTTACGACCAGTGGTTCCCCGAACTGACCCGGATTCAAGCGGGCAAGGGCGCCGACATCATCGCCGAACCGACCAACTGGGTGCCGATCAACGAGTACGAGCAGTCGGGACGGATGGACGAGGACGAACTCGCCCGCGCGAACTACCTCGCGGTGTCGAACGCCCACGTCAACACGGTGTGGTTCGCCTGTGCCGACCGCGTCGGCACCGAACGGGGCCAGCCCTTCCTCGGCCGCAGCCTCGTCGTCGACCCCGCGGGCAACCCCATCGCCGGTCCCGCGAGTCAGGAGGACGAGGAACTGCTCCTCGTGGAGGACTGTAACCTCATGGACGCCCGCAAGATGAAGACCTGGAACGACCACAACGTCATCCCGCGGGACCGCCGAACCGATCTCTACGACGAACTCTGTGGATACGAGGACGACCCACACGCCTTTTAA